A genomic window from Silene latifolia isolate original U9 population chromosome 11, ASM4854445v1, whole genome shotgun sequence includes:
- the LOC141615299 gene encoding F-box protein SKIP23-like, translating to MASDFSMLPLDLLGVIALKLETFEDFFKFSAVCRSWNRASSSVKHQWTATPVVPWLLLAENNQDNPDCVRKIYNLSNNKCYNLNLPETFGARCWGSPYGWIAMIDRNYDVILFNPITKAQIPFPCLKSVDDGGVKSKSDGSYQHWFLRCFADRLIVLKVPQNQHYEFVVLVVHVYYRSLSFARQGDQSWTPVLVKSEDQMLDVVGMGDKLFAIYRDGSIVSWNFKEFNALELIKPADYSPCGHEFLVEFNRGGCDHTYLVRSGSDLLTVLRYMDQYDHKEDDTISFRTVDFEVYRFKSKDKSWEEINDLGEVALVVGGNSSMCVSVAHVKGLQLNCIYFTDDECSFWKSVKEPGGHDTGLFDLKTGNIQRFYEGDDMNSSFAPPTLFIPQL from the coding sequence ATGGCTTCCGATTTCTCGATGTTGCCTCTTGATCTTCTTGGTGTCATTGCATTAAAGTTGGAAACTTTCGAAGATTTTTTTAAGTTTTCTGCTGTATGTCGTTCCTGGAATCGTGCTTCATCTTCTGTCAAGCATCAATGGACGGCTACACCAGTTGTACCATGGCTATTACTTGCTGAAAACAATCAGGATAATCCCGATTGTGTTCGCAAAATTTATAATCTTAGTAATAACAAGTGTTACAATTTGAACCTCCCAGAAACTTTTGGGGCAAGGTGTTGGGGTTCGCCTTATGGTTGGATTGCAATGATTGATCGTAACTACGATGTTATATTGTTTAATCCAATCACTAAGGCACAAATTCCTTTCCCTTGTCTAAAATCCGTAGATGATGGTGGTGTTAAGTCTAAGAGTGATGGAAGTTATCAGCATTGGTTTTTGCGTTGTTTCGCAGACAGGCTTATTGTGCTTAAAGTTCCTCAAAATCAGCATTACGAGTTTGTTGTTCTGGTAGTTCATGTGTATTACCGTAGCCTATCTTTCGCTAGGCAAGGCGATCAATCATGGACACCTGTCTTGGTCAAATCAGAAGATCAGATGCTTGATGTTGTCGGAATGGGTGATAAATTATTTGCCATATATAGAGATGGATCAATTGTATCTTGGAATTTCAAGGAATTCAACGCCCTTGAGCTTATTAAACCAGCAGATTATTCACCGTGTGGCCATGAATTTCTCGTCGAGTTTAACAGAGGGGGTTGTGACCATACATATTTGGTTCGCTCAGGTAGTGATCTCCTCACGGTGTTAAGATACATGGATCAGTACGACCATAAGGAGGATGATACTATTTCTTTTAGAACAGTCGATTTTGAGGTGTATAGATTTAAATCTAAAGACAAAAGTTGGGAGGAAATTAACGATTTGGGAGAAGTGGCATTAGTCGTAGGTGGTAATTCTTCCATGTGTGTTTCTGTAGCACACGTCAAAGGATTGCAACTTAATTGCATATATTTTACTGATGATGAATGTAGCTTTTGGAAATCAGTAAAAGAGCCTGGTGGACATGATACGGGTCTCTTTGACCTCAAGACTGGCAACATACAACGATTTTACGAAGGTGATGATATGAACTCATCATTTGCCCCACCGACCCTGTTTATTCCCCAACTTTAA